The following proteins are encoded in a genomic region of Acetobacter oryzoeni:
- a CDS encoding 2-oxoglutarate dehydrogenase E1 component has product MAVSDVLATALNGANIAYLADLYAQWAKDPKSVDPSFDILFSSLGDDEAAVLKDAVGASWAPRPSIITGDEPAPAPKGKGGPAGGLAAQDSLAIARLIRAYREYGHLEASLDPLGLKEPHKTEELDPATYGFGEKDLNREVFIGSLLDPLLKGKNTAKVSEVIAALRSVYCESIGAEYMYARNHEQREWLRKRLEGDNWRAHVTVEEQKVILANLTEAEGFEAFCQKRYVGAKRFGLEGGEISIPSLHAIIDSCASQGVTSVAIGMAHRGRLNTLVNVVRKPYVAIFNEFAGGSFKPDNVEGSGDVKYHLGSSTDVDVAGKAVHISLQPNPSHLEAVDPVVCGKVRAIQDDAGDTEKRLSSLGIIIHGDAAFAGQGIVYETFAMSQLPGYRTGGTIHMVVNNQIGFTTNPECGHSGVYGTDVAKSIEAPVLHVNGDDAEAVIYVSRLAADYRQAFASDIVLDIVCYRRHGHNETDEPVFTQPVMYKAIAAHDTPHTLYAKRLVKAGVVTDDEVKAQWDAFHAKLDEDYKAAQSYKVNKADWLEGGWKGLVAAGHDPERAFPETGVALDALRKIGEAITKVPEGFNLNSKIARQLKAKANMFSTGEGFDWATGEAMGFGSLLLDGHRVRLSGEDCQRGTFSQRHAVWTDQVNQTPFTPLNHIQDKQAKIEIWNSLLSEYGVLGFEYGYSVRNPQTLVLWEAQFGDFANCAQVIIDQFIASGETKWLRMSGLVMLLPHGYEGQGPEHSSARLERYLQLCAENNMFVCNITTPANYFHALRRQLKLDYRKPMILMEPKSLLRHKLAVSALADFGPGTRFKPVIGEIDDLGADNKVRRVVICSGKVYYDLLAERREKGIKDVAILRLEQLYPFPEAALAAELKRYPEADIVWCQEETENGGAWHFADRRIEAALVAAGHKAGRPQYVGRAAAASPATGLARIHAAEQADLVERALGLKKSG; this is encoded by the coding sequence ATGGCGGTTTCGGACGTACTGGCAACCGCTCTTAACGGTGCCAATATCGCTTACCTTGCGGATCTGTATGCCCAGTGGGCCAAAGATCCCAAAAGTGTGGATCCGTCCTTCGATATTCTGTTCAGCTCACTGGGCGATGATGAAGCCGCAGTGCTGAAGGATGCCGTTGGAGCCTCTTGGGCGCCACGCCCTTCCATTATCACGGGGGATGAACCCGCACCTGCTCCAAAAGGAAAAGGTGGCCCGGCTGGTGGGTTGGCCGCGCAGGATAGTCTGGCCATTGCCCGGCTGATCCGTGCGTATCGTGAATACGGCCATCTGGAAGCCTCGCTTGATCCGCTAGGCCTGAAGGAACCTCATAAAACCGAGGAACTGGACCCCGCCACATACGGTTTTGGTGAAAAAGACCTGAACCGCGAAGTGTTCATTGGGTCTCTGCTTGATCCGTTGCTCAAGGGCAAGAACACGGCCAAGGTTTCCGAGGTTATTGCGGCACTCCGTTCTGTGTATTGCGAAAGCATTGGCGCGGAATACATGTATGCCCGTAACCACGAGCAGCGCGAATGGCTGCGCAAGCGGTTGGAAGGTGATAACTGGCGCGCCCACGTAACGGTGGAAGAGCAGAAGGTTATCTTGGCCAACCTGACAGAAGCCGAAGGTTTTGAGGCGTTCTGCCAAAAGCGCTACGTGGGTGCCAAGCGTTTTGGTCTGGAAGGGGGCGAAATCTCCATTCCTTCCCTGCATGCCATTATTGATTCATGTGCCAGTCAGGGGGTGACATCCGTTGCCATCGGCATGGCGCATCGTGGCCGTTTGAACACGCTGGTTAACGTGGTGCGCAAGCCTTACGTGGCCATCTTTAACGAATTTGCCGGTGGCTCCTTCAAGCCTGACAACGTTGAAGGTTCTGGCGACGTTAAATACCACCTTGGCTCCTCCACAGATGTGGATGTGGCAGGCAAGGCGGTGCATATCTCGCTCCAACCCAACCCTTCTCATCTGGAAGCGGTGGATCCGGTTGTGTGCGGCAAGGTACGCGCCATTCAGGATGATGCAGGCGATACGGAAAAACGTCTGTCCAGCCTTGGCATTATCATCCACGGTGATGCTGCATTTGCCGGGCAGGGCATTGTTTACGAAACCTTTGCCATGTCCCAACTGCCGGGCTACCGCACAGGTGGCACCATCCATATGGTGGTGAACAACCAGATTGGCTTTACCACCAATCCGGAATGTGGGCATTCGGGCGTTTACGGCACCGATGTTGCAAAATCCATTGAAGCCCCCGTACTGCATGTGAACGGTGATGATGCCGAGGCGGTAATTTACGTTTCTCGCCTTGCAGCAGATTACCGTCAGGCTTTTGCAAGTGACATTGTGCTGGATATCGTCTGCTATCGTCGCCACGGGCATAACGAAACGGATGAGCCAGTCTTCACTCAGCCGGTCATGTACAAAGCCATTGCCGCGCATGATACGCCGCACACGCTTTATGCAAAACGCCTTGTAAAAGCAGGCGTTGTGACGGATGACGAAGTGAAGGCCCAGTGGGATGCCTTCCACGCCAAGCTGGATGAAGATTACAAAGCAGCCCAGTCTTACAAGGTGAACAAGGCAGACTGGCTGGAAGGTGGCTGGAAAGGCCTGGTCGCTGCCGGGCATGATCCGGAACGTGCCTTCCCCGAAACGGGTGTTGCACTGGATGCGCTGCGCAAGATTGGCGAAGCCATTACAAAAGTGCCAGAAGGCTTCAACCTGAATTCCAAAATTGCCCGCCAGCTCAAGGCCAAGGCAAACATGTTCAGCACGGGTGAAGGGTTTGACTGGGCAACCGGTGAGGCTATGGGCTTTGGCTCCCTGCTGCTGGATGGCCACCGCGTGCGTCTTTCTGGTGAAGATTGCCAGCGCGGCACGTTCAGCCAGCGTCATGCCGTATGGACGGATCAGGTTAACCAGACACCGTTTACGCCGCTGAACCATATTCAGGACAAGCAGGCAAAAATCGAAATCTGGAACTCGCTTCTTTCAGAATACGGCGTGCTTGGGTTTGAATACGGATATTCCGTGCGCAACCCGCAAACGCTGGTGTTGTGGGAAGCTCAGTTTGGTGATTTTGCCAACTGTGCGCAGGTGATTATCGATCAGTTCATTGCCTCGGGTGAAACCAAGTGGCTGCGTATGTCCGGTTTGGTCATGCTGCTGCCGCATGGTTACGAAGGGCAGGGGCCGGAGCATTCTTCTGCCCGTCTGGAACGTTATCTTCAGCTTTGTGCTGAAAATAACATGTTTGTTTGCAACATCACCACGCCAGCAAACTACTTCCATGCCCTGCGCCGCCAGCTCAAGCTGGATTACCGCAAGCCGATGATCCTGATGGAGCCCAAGTCTCTGCTGCGGCACAAACTTGCGGTTTCCGCTCTGGCAGATTTTGGTCCGGGCACACGCTTCAAACCCGTGATTGGCGAAATTGATGATCTGGGCGCCGATAACAAGGTGCGCCGCGTGGTGATCTGCTCTGGCAAGGTCTATTACGATCTGCTGGCCGAGCGCCGGGAAAAAGGCATTAAGGATGTTGCCATCCTGCGTCTGGAACAACTCTACCCCTTCCCGGAAGCAGCCCTTGCCGCCGAACTTAAGCGCTATCCTGAAGCAGACATTGTCTGGTGTCAGGAAGAAACGGAAAACGGCGGTGCATGGCATTTTGCAGACAGGCGGATTGAAGCAGCCCTTGTTGCCGCGGGCCATAAGGCCGGCCGCCCGCAATATGTGGGCCGCGCCGCAGCCGCCAGCCCGGCCACCGGCCTTGCCCGTATTCATGCGGCAGAGCAGGCGGATCTGGTTGAACGCGCATTGGGGCTGAAAAAGTCTGGCTGA
- the ahcY gene encoding adenosylhomocysteinase — MSDYKVKDLSLAEWGRKEISIAEGEMPGLMALREEYGQSKPLKGARIAGCLHMTIQTAVLIETLVALGATVRWSSCNIFSTQDHAAAAIAAAGIPVFAWKGLSEEEFWWCIEQTVKGPDSWTPNMILDDGGDLTVLMHDKYPELLANVKGLSEETTTGVHRLWEMQKKGTLKVPAINVNDSVTKSKFDNLYGCRESLVDAIRRGTDVMMAGKVAVVAGYGDVGKGSAASLRNAGCRVLVTEVDPICALQAAMEGYEVVTMEEGAPRGDIFVTATGNVDVITLDHMRAMKNRAIVCNIGHFDSEIQINALRNFTWDNIKPQVDEVVFPDGKRLIVLSEGRLVNLGNATGHPSFVMSASFTNQTLAQIELWTAPEGKYEAKVYTLPKKLDEKVAALHLAKVGAHLSKLNKEQAEYIGVHVNGPFKHHDYRY, encoded by the coding sequence ATGAGCGATTACAAGGTTAAGGATCTCTCTCTCGCTGAGTGGGGCCGCAAGGAAATTTCCATTGCCGAAGGCGAAATGCCCGGCCTGATGGCCCTGCGCGAGGAATACGGCCAGAGCAAGCCGCTGAAAGGCGCACGCATTGCCGGCTGCCTGCACATGACCATCCAGACCGCCGTGCTGATTGAAACACTGGTGGCCCTTGGCGCCACGGTGCGTTGGTCATCTTGCAACATCTTCTCTACGCAGGACCACGCTGCGGCTGCCATTGCTGCTGCGGGCATTCCCGTATTTGCATGGAAAGGCCTGTCGGAAGAAGAATTCTGGTGGTGCATTGAACAGACAGTGAAGGGCCCCGATAGCTGGACCCCGAACATGATTCTGGATGACGGCGGTGATCTGACCGTGCTGATGCACGACAAATACCCCGAACTGCTGGCCAACGTGAAAGGCCTTTCTGAAGAAACCACAACAGGTGTGCACCGCCTGTGGGAAATGCAGAAAAAAGGCACGTTGAAGGTTCCGGCCATTAACGTGAACGACAGCGTTACCAAATCCAAGTTCGATAACCTGTATGGCTGCCGTGAAAGCCTGGTGGACGCCATCCGCCGTGGCACAGACGTGATGATGGCTGGCAAGGTTGCCGTTGTTGCCGGTTATGGTGATGTGGGTAAAGGTTCTGCTGCTTCCCTGCGCAATGCAGGCTGCCGCGTTCTCGTTACGGAAGTAGACCCCATCTGCGCTCTTCAGGCCGCCATGGAAGGCTACGAAGTGGTGACGATGGAAGAAGGTGCTCCCCGTGGTGACATCTTTGTAACCGCCACCGGCAACGTGGACGTGATTACGCTTGACCACATGCGCGCCATGAAAAACCGCGCCATTGTGTGCAACATCGGGCACTTTGATTCTGAAATCCAGATCAACGCGCTGCGTAACTTCACGTGGGACAACATCAAGCCGCAGGTGGATGAAGTTGTATTCCCCGATGGCAAGCGCCTGATTGTTCTGTCCGAAGGCCGTCTGGTGAACCTTGGCAACGCCACGGGCCACCCCTCCTTTGTGATGTCTGCTTCCTTCACCAACCAGACACTGGCCCAGATTGAACTGTGGACAGCACCGGAAGGTAAATACGAAGCCAAGGTGTACACCCTGCCCAAAAAGCTGGATGAAAAGGTTGCTGCCCTGCATCTGGCCAAGGTTGGCGCACATCTGAGCAAGCTGAACAAAGAGCAGGCCGAATATATTGGCGTGCACGTTAACGGCCCGTTCAAGCACCACGACTACCGCTACTGA
- a CDS encoding L,D-transpeptidase: MFVPRHPTVWAMAGSLLLAPGGFAAAQTPMPDAASQTEESRPEKSSIQGDGAQTPAPTQEAPDGHVPYTPPPEEAAQLPPMPVVDNEEARKEADSLTRDFRHEVPVALKVSTARKTAWIALARQQLEQAGYVIDRPQVLVVVDRNPSVQRLCLILALPNDPDWQVIGSTKVSTGTTGRKYYYITPTGVFTNTADRLGYRALGTKNENGIRGNGIKGMRVWDFGWQWAEKGWLPSREKGQIRLEMHATDPVYLEQRLGHTASEGCIRIPASLNVFIDKHGLIDAEYEQWAAVDMRFKALLRPDRKPTAISGVAVVVVDSADYHPDSDKTAALKENAGPSKLAARG; this comes from the coding sequence ATGTTCGTGCCAAGGCATCCAACTGTATGGGCAATGGCTGGCAGCCTGCTTTTGGCGCCAGGTGGGTTTGCTGCGGCCCAAACGCCTATGCCTGATGCAGCCTCTCAAACCGAAGAATCCCGGCCAGAAAAATCATCCATACAAGGTGATGGGGCGCAAACTCCGGCTCCCACGCAGGAAGCGCCGGATGGCCATGTGCCGTACACACCACCGCCAGAGGAAGCCGCGCAACTTCCCCCCATGCCTGTGGTGGATAATGAGGAAGCCCGTAAGGAAGCCGATAGCCTTACGCGGGATTTCCGGCATGAAGTGCCCGTAGCCCTTAAAGTTTCAACCGCACGTAAAACCGCATGGATTGCATTGGCCCGCCAGCAGTTGGAGCAGGCCGGTTACGTTATTGATCGGCCACAGGTGCTGGTGGTGGTGGATCGTAATCCTTCGGTGCAGCGCCTGTGCCTGATTCTGGCCCTGCCGAATGATCCGGACTGGCAGGTTATTGGCAGCACCAAGGTTTCTACGGGCACTACGGGGCGCAAGTATTATTATATTACGCCCACCGGGGTGTTTACCAACACGGCAGATCGGCTTGGCTATCGCGCGCTTGGCACCAAAAATGAAAACGGCATTCGCGGTAACGGTATCAAGGGCATGCGGGTGTGGGATTTTGGCTGGCAGTGGGCTGAAAAAGGTTGGCTACCCAGCCGGGAAAAAGGCCAGATCCGGCTGGAAATGCACGCAACAGATCCCGTTTATCTGGAGCAAAGGCTTGGCCATACGGCATCTGAAGGCTGCATTCGTATTCCGGCATCGTTAAACGTGTTTATTGATAAGCACGGCCTGATAGATGCGGAATATGAGCAATGGGCTGCCGTGGATATGCGCTTTAAAGCCTTGTTGCGGCCAGACAGAAAACCCACCGCAATTTCAGGCGTCGCCGTAGTGGTGGTGGATTCGGCTGATTATCACCCGGATTCAGATAAAACCGCAGCCCTTAAGGAAAATGCAGGCCCATCCAAATTAGCTGCGCGTGGGTAA
- the lpdA gene encoding dihydrolipoyl dehydrogenase yields MPIEIKVPTLGESVTTATVGKWLKQPGEAVKVDEPVVELETDKVSVEVPAPASGRLENHAVKEGDEVEVGAVLATLEAGAAGSAPAAKAAPAAKAEEAKPATAAAPAAQAPAETDYDVVVIGAGPGGYVCAIRAAQLGFKVACVEQRATLGGTCLNVGCIPSKALLQSSENYHAAGHDFAAHGVVIDSVKLDLARMQARKADIVGANVKGVEYLFKKNGITWLKGHGKVEGTGRLSVDGKPVTAKHIVIASGSNSANLPGIEIDEKVIVTSTGALELSEVPKRLVVIGGGVIGLELGSVWGRLGADVTVVEFLDRLVPGTDNEVASQFQKLLVKQGFKMKLGHKVTKAEKTKKGVVLTVEPSAGGAAETLEADVVLVAVGRTAASKNMGLEEAGIALDKRGRVEVDAHYATNVPGIYAIGDVIAGPMLAHKAEEEGVALAELLAGQAGHVNYDAIPGVIYTWPEVASVGFTEEQLKEKGVAYKIGKFPFMANGRARALGMTDGFVKVLADKQTDRVLGVHIIGPCAGELIAEATMAIEFGASAEDIGRVCHAHPTLSEAVKEAALGADNRAINI; encoded by the coding sequence ATGCCGATTGAAATTAAAGTTCCCACACTTGGAGAAAGCGTTACGACCGCCACGGTGGGGAAGTGGCTGAAGCAGCCGGGTGAAGCTGTAAAAGTAGATGAACCAGTTGTTGAGCTGGAAACAGATAAAGTAAGCGTGGAAGTGCCTGCTCCTGCATCTGGTCGGCTTGAAAATCATGCCGTCAAAGAAGGTGATGAAGTAGAAGTGGGCGCTGTGCTGGCTACGCTGGAAGCCGGTGCCGCTGGTTCTGCTCCCGCTGCAAAAGCGGCACCTGCTGCCAAGGCAGAGGAAGCCAAACCAGCCACAGCCGCCGCACCGGCAGCGCAGGCCCCGGCAGAAACAGATTATGATGTGGTGGTTATTGGTGCTGGCCCCGGTGGGTATGTGTGCGCCATTCGCGCTGCACAGCTTGGTTTTAAAGTGGCGTGTGTGGAACAGCGCGCAACACTTGGTGGCACCTGCCTGAATGTGGGTTGTATTCCGTCCAAGGCGCTGCTTCAGTCTTCTGAAAACTATCATGCAGCCGGGCACGATTTTGCCGCGCATGGTGTGGTGATTGATAGCGTAAAGCTGGATCTGGCCCGTATGCAGGCCCGTAAGGCAGATATTGTGGGCGCCAACGTGAAGGGCGTTGAATATCTGTTCAAGAAGAACGGCATCACCTGGCTGAAAGGCCACGGTAAGGTGGAAGGCACAGGCCGCCTGAGCGTGGATGGCAAGCCGGTAACTGCCAAGCACATTGTTATTGCCAGTGGCAGCAACAGCGCCAACCTGCCGGGCATTGAGATAGATGAGAAAGTGATTGTCACCTCCACCGGTGCGCTGGAACTTTCCGAAGTGCCCAAGCGCCTTGTGGTGATTGGTGGCGGCGTGATCGGTCTGGAACTTGGCAGCGTATGGGGCCGCTTGGGTGCCGATGTAACCGTTGTTGAATTCCTTGATCGTCTGGTGCCGGGCACGGATAACGAAGTGGCCTCCCAGTTCCAGAAGCTGCTGGTGAAGCAGGGCTTCAAGATGAAGCTGGGCCATAAGGTGACCAAGGCCGAAAAAACCAAAAAAGGCGTGGTGCTGACGGTTGAACCTTCAGCCGGTGGCGCTGCCGAAACGCTTGAGGCCGATGTGGTTCTGGTTGCTGTTGGCCGCACGGCTGCCAGCAAGAACATGGGGCTGGAAGAAGCCGGTATTGCGCTGGATAAGCGTGGCCGTGTTGAGGTGGATGCCCATTACGCTACCAACGTGCCGGGCATTTACGCTATTGGCGATGTAATTGCAGGCCCCATGCTGGCCCACAAGGCAGAAGAAGAAGGCGTAGCCTTGGCAGAACTGCTGGCTGGTCAGGCTGGGCATGTTAATTACGATGCCATTCCGGGTGTGATTTACACATGGCCGGAAGTTGCTTCCGTTGGCTTTACGGAAGAGCAGCTTAAAGAAAAGGGCGTGGCTTATAAAATCGGCAAGTTCCCCTTCATGGCCAATGGCCGTGCCCGCGCTTTGGGCATGACGGATGGCTTTGTAAAGGTGCTGGCAGATAAGCAGACAGACCGCGTTCTGGGTGTGCACATTATTGGCCCCTGTGCTGGCGAACTGATTGCCGAAGCCACAATGGCCATTGAATTTGGGGCCTCTGCCGAAGATATCGGCCGCGTGTGCCACGCACATCCAACCCTGAGTGAAGCCGTGAAGGAAGCCGCGTTGGGCGCTGACAACCGCGCGATCAACATCTGA
- a CDS encoding DUF2125 domain-containing protein has protein sequence MKKAFLNVAAGAGGCFLVLSGYWWASAQYLQKQADNMPSGCQAHYTSRAVNGWPWRARLDTQNMRMVCTPLLAARSSAFQIIYAAARVTADTAFWRPFFIHVRLISPMVMETLHNGQEEDDAPVILHMEGDPIELDLPLSRKAAGHAAFQAPFLHVLFPAGASHMGDMVLQNVRGKAFWNMQATQEQSTASLFVKAQRWGITGWQTVLEHVQAAIAISGPTTSVRESIFPSNGAAAWPDVLVQRFTAHWRGLNLNMTGQVRGGELLRPTGDFWLSVANWQPFLESLRREGTLSAQEATGMAAMLARVTREQPGNLQMPLMLRNGTMQLGTLPVSALQPVFQAARHAAQEAGAQAGHAP, from the coding sequence ATGAAAAAAGCGTTTCTTAATGTTGCGGCAGGTGCTGGTGGCTGCTTTCTGGTTTTAAGTGGCTATTGGTGGGCAAGTGCGCAGTATCTGCAAAAACAGGCAGATAATATGCCATCTGGGTGTCAGGCTCATTACACATCTCGCGCTGTAAATGGGTGGCCATGGCGTGCGCGGCTAGATACACAAAACATGCGTATGGTATGCACGCCATTATTGGCTGCGCGTTCTTCTGCTTTTCAGATCATTTACGCTGCGGCGCGCGTTACGGCAGATACCGCGTTCTGGCGGCCCTTTTTCATACATGTGCGGCTGATTAGCCCGATGGTGATGGAAACACTCCATAATGGGCAGGAAGAGGATGACGCTCCTGTTATTTTGCATATGGAGGGAGACCCCATAGAGCTTGACCTTCCGTTAAGCAGAAAGGCGGCGGGCCATGCGGCTTTTCAGGCGCCGTTCCTGCATGTGCTGTTTCCTGCAGGTGCCAGCCATATGGGCGATATGGTGCTGCAAAATGTGCGGGGCAAAGCCTTTTGGAACATGCAGGCAACGCAGGAGCAAAGCACGGCCTCGCTTTTTGTAAAGGCCCAGCGTTGGGGAATAACGGGTTGGCAGACAGTGCTGGAGCATGTGCAGGCTGCCATTGCCATATCGGGGCCAACAACAAGTGTGCGCGAAAGCATTTTTCCATCTAATGGTGCAGCCGCATGGCCAGATGTTCTGGTGCAACGCTTTACAGCCCACTGGCGTGGTTTGAACCTGAACATGACAGGGCAGGTGCGTGGCGGAGAACTTTTGCGCCCCACGGGTGATTTCTGGCTGAGCGTGGCAAACTGGCAGCCCTTTTTAGAGAGCTTGCGGCGTGAAGGCACACTTTCCGCGCAGGAGGCCACAGGCATGGCCGCCATGTTGGCGCGTGTTACGCGGGAACAGCCGGGCAACCTGCAAATGCCGCTGATGTTGCGTAATGGCACCATGCAGTTGGGAACTCTCCCTGTTTCTGCCTTGCAACCTGTTTTTCAGGCAGCGCGCCATGCCGCGCAGGAAGCCGGAGCACAAGCCGGGCACGCCCCCTGA
- a CDS encoding lysophospholipid acyltransferase family protein — MSVLRSVLFNVLAFLLTLLMGVGAFPIRWFAHGLALPYAKLWSRLVLALFRSICGVKVEITGLEHLPAKGPALIASQHQSAFDTLVWMLLLPRPCYVMKGELRRIPLLGPMLVLTGMMPIERAAGAKAMRMLLQETDKALKADRQIIIFPEGTRTAPGEHVALKPGIAAMANHAKLPVIPVATNSGLFWGRNAFFKRSGVLHIAIGPAVGPAKRAALLADIEAGWREQEKTFQPIA, encoded by the coding sequence ATGTCTGTGCTCCGTTCCGTTCTGTTTAACGTTCTGGCTTTTCTGCTTACGCTGCTTATGGGCGTTGGGGCTTTTCCCATTCGCTGGTTTGCGCATGGGTTGGCGCTGCCTTATGCAAAATTGTGGTCTCGGCTTGTTTTGGCGCTGTTTCGCAGTATTTGCGGCGTAAAGGTGGAAATTACTGGGCTGGAGCATCTGCCTGCCAAGGGTCCGGCACTTATTGCATCTCAACATCAATCCGCTTTTGATACGCTGGTGTGGATGCTGCTGCTGCCCCGGCCATGTTATGTGATGAAGGGTGAACTGCGGCGTATTCCCCTGCTTGGCCCCATGCTGGTTTTAACCGGCATGATGCCTATTGAGCGTGCAGCAGGGGCCAAGGCCATGCGCATGCTGTTGCAGGAAACAGACAAAGCCCTGAAGGCAGACAGGCAGATCATTATTTTCCCTGAAGGCACACGCACGGCACCGGGTGAGCACGTAGCACTTAAACCGGGCATTGCCGCCATGGCCAACCACGCCAAACTGCCGGTTATTCCGGTTGCTACCAATTCTGGCCTGTTCTGGGGGCGCAATGCGTTTTTCAAACGCTCTGGCGTTTTGCACATAGCCATTGGCCCAGCCGTAGGCCCAGCCAAGCGCGCGGCCTTGCTGGCAGATATTGAGGCGGGATGGCGTGAACAGGAAAAAACATTTCAGCCCATAGCCTGA
- a CDS encoding DUF3597 domain-containing protein, translating to MLKGIAWLAFKHSASCIVKVMLALAKGFLNMSIFGSILSAIFHHAKAATPDTTSPANAGAQPSAAAAAAPGSIPPAGTPVNVDAVLADMAAKNGQNLNWQESIVDLLKLLGLDSSLDARKKLAGELGYTGDTNDSATMNVWLIKEVRQKLAENGGKVPAGL from the coding sequence ATGCTTAAGGGTATTGCATGGCTTGCCTTTAAGCATTCTGCTTCTTGTATTGTAAAAGTCATGCTGGCTCTTGCGAAAGGATTTCTGAACATGAGCATTTTTGGCTCCATTCTCTCCGCCATTTTCCATCATGCCAAGGCTGCCACGCCAGACACCACATCCCCTGCCAACGCTGGTGCACAGCCTTCTGCTGCTGCCGCTGCGGCTCCGGGCTCCATTCCGCCAGCTGGCACACCGGTAAATGTTGATGCCGTGCTGGCCGATATGGCTGCAAAAAATGGCCAGAACCTGAACTGGCAGGAATCCATTGTGGATCTGCTGAAGCTTCTGGGCCTCGACAGCTCCCTGGATGCCCGCAAGAAACTGGCTGGCGAACTGGGTTATACGGGTGACACGAACGATAGCGCCACCATGAACGTATGGCTGATTAAAGAAGTACGCCAGAAACTGGCCGAAAACGGCGGCAAAGTGCCTGCTGGCCTGTAA
- the odhB gene encoding 2-oxoglutarate dehydrogenase complex dihydrolipoyllysine-residue succinyltransferase has translation MSVEIKVPTLGESVTTATVAKWLKQPGEAVQADEPIVELETDKVSVEVSAPQAGILGPQAAKEDQEVEVGALLTTLEPAKAGAAPAAKAAAPEKKAEPVAAAAPAKAAAPAPKAAAPAPAVDAGAALPAARKMMAENGLSAQQLGAGTGLGGRITKGDVLGFLANPQAATPAAAPKPPRNDDPREERVKMTRLRRTIARRLKEAQNTAAMLTTFNEIDMSGAMALRAEYQDSFVKKHGVKLGYMSIFSRAVVAALKEFPAINAEIDGDDVIYRDFVNLGIAVGGPNGLVVPVIRDADKMSYAEIEKTIAGFGKAAREGTLKLDQLSGGTFSITNGGIYGSLLSTPILNAPQSGILGMHSIQERPVAVNGQVVIRPMMYIALSYDHRIVDGKEAVSFLVRVKQNVEDPRRLLIEV, from the coding sequence ATGTCTGTCGAGATCAAGGTGCCGACACTGGGTGAAAGCGTAACCACAGCAACCGTGGCCAAATGGCTGAAGCAGCCGGGCGAAGCGGTGCAGGCAGATGAACCGATTGTTGAGCTGGAAACAGATAAGGTGAGCGTAGAAGTTTCTGCGCCGCAGGCTGGTATTCTGGGCCCACAGGCTGCCAAGGAAGACCAGGAAGTGGAAGTGGGCGCACTGCTGACCACGCTGGAACCCGCCAAGGCCGGCGCTGCACCAGCCGCCAAAGCCGCTGCTCCGGAAAAGAAGGCTGAACCCGTGGCCGCTGCCGCTCCGGCAAAAGCAGCCGCACCAGCACCTAAGGCCGCAGCACCTGCTCCGGCAGTAGATGCCGGCGCAGCCCTGCCCGCAGCCCGCAAGATGATGGCTGAAAACGGCCTGAGCGCACAGCAGCTTGGTGCAGGCACGGGCCTTGGTGGCCGTATTACCAAGGGTGATGTGCTGGGCTTTTTGGCCAACCCGCAGGCTGCAACACCAGCCGCCGCCCCCAAGCCGCCGCGTAATGATGACCCGCGTGAAGAACGCGTGAAGATGACGCGCCTGCGCCGCACCATTGCCCGCCGCCTGAAGGAAGCACAGAACACGGCGGCCATGCTGACAACGTTTAATGAAATCGACATGTCCGGCGCCATGGCGCTGCGTGCCGAGTATCAGGACTCGTTTGTTAAAAAGCACGGTGTCAAGCTGGGCTATATGTCCATCTTCTCTCGCGCTGTTGTGGCTGCTTTGAAAGAGTTCCCGGCCATTAACGCAGAAATTGACGGTGATGATGTCATCTACCGTGATTTCGTAAACCTCGGCATTGCCGTGGGTGGGCCAAACGGGCTGGTGGTGCCGGTTATCCGTGATGCCGACAAGATGAGCTATGCCGAAATTGAAAAAACCATTGCAGGTTTTGGCAAGGCTGCGCGTGAAGGCACGTTAAAGCTGGATCAGCTTTCTGGCGGCACCTTCTCCATCACCAATGGCGGTATTTACGGCTCTCTGCTGTCCACCCCCATCCTGAACGCACCGCAGTCCGGTATTCTGGGCATGCACTCCATTCAGGAACGCCCGGTGGCCGTGAACGGGCAGGTGGTGATCCGCCCGATGATGTATATTGCCCTTTCTTATGATCACCGCATTGTAGATGGCAAGGAAGCCGTCAGCTTCCTTGTGCGGGTGAAGCAGAACGTGGAAGACCCACGCCGCCTTCTGATTGAAGTCTGA